In Flammeovirga kamogawensis, the sequence CGCCAGATATTGATAGTATACCTTCGTCTTCGTTTTCTTCTTCTGGAATACAAGTTGACCCATCCATATTTACAATATAGGTTAGACTATCACAATAATTTGTGGCGTCACAAGTAAGAATGGAGATTGTGTACACTCCTAGTTCTTCGTATTCATAAGTAGGGTTCGACCCTTCAGTAGATTCTCCATCACCAAAATACCATTTATAAGATGTTATATTTTCGTGCTCATTATACGCCGTTAAAAATAACTCTTTAAAACAGGTTTCATGACGTATAGATGTAGACAAAAAATATTGATCTGCTCCTATATCTATTCCTTTCGCTTCTAAACGCGGATCGTTATCTCTATCTAAAGCAATCGAAGGAATATTTATACCATGCCTATAACTTGTACTATTAGTAATATGTAAATTGGCAGTTTCAATAAATTCTTCATAAGATAAAGTGGGATTGGGTAAATTTGATACAGAATTTGAATCTAAAACTATCGAGTTTTGACTATTATGAGATTGAAAATTTTGCCAATCAGATATTTGTGTGAATACAGAATCAACATCTGAATTGTCTCCAACAATTACATTTCTATATTTTATTATACTTTCTACAGATACCTTTTCATCATTTACATAATAGGAGTTATAATCTATTTTACAAGATGGAGAAGTTAAAGGTAAATCTACATACTCCAATAAAATATACCCTTTGATGCAACCATCACCCATAAATAAATTATTAGCTATTAATAAACTATCACCATCAAAATTATCAATATCTAATATGTAAGAAGAGCCTTTTGCAATAGAATCATATTTATAAAAAGTATTGTTCGCAATTATCATCTCTCCATCATTAGTGGTATTTTGTAGACATGGACCTGCATTATGTGCGATAAAGGTATTATTAACTACTGAATAATTTTTTCTTATTCCTCCACTTTCAATAGTCCTATAAATAGAAGAAGTAAGTGTATTATTTTTAACTAAAATAGAGTCGCCCTCCCCTATAAATAAAGCATAATATCCGCCTAAAATTTCATTTCCTACTATTTCAATATCTTTAAAATATTGGACATAAATACACTTTGAATTAGAAGCTGCATTTGGAGAATAGAAATAATTATCTGTGATGGATACTCCTTCTATAAATGTATCACTTTCAGGATATGAATCTGTATTTCCGATTATGTATAAGTGGTTTGATGCACTAAATAATTGAGGGGTAAGAAACTTATTCCCCGTTATAGATAACCCCGTAATATTGGTCAATAATGCATTAATGTCCCTATATGCTCCGTTAAATTCACTATTTTTTATGAGAACATCTTCAGAAAAATCTTTACTCATAAAAGAGATATTATACATTGCTCCATTAAAAGTACATGAATCTATCGTTGCACCACTAACAGCCCCTAAATAAAGATTTGTGCTCACATGAAATTGTTTATTTTCCATTAAAAAACTATCCGATAGAAAATCCACATTTTCAATAATTAAACCTTGGCAGGAATCAATTACAACTACATGGTTAGCATATGAGATTTTTGACAATGGATCATCAAGATAAATTGAATCGTTATAGAAACTTACATCCTTAATATAGAGGCTATCGATGTTTCTTATTACAAACCCAGAAAGGTAATTATTATCATAAGATTGAGGAAATATTTTTGTATTGTCTTTACTACCATTTGAAGTAATGGTTAGACTGAAGCCATTATTTCTTGCACTGTCTAAAATAAAATTTTCATTGTAAACTCCTTCATCTAAGAGAAGTGTGATATCTCCATTAAAAATACCATTATTCAATGCGTCTGCTGCTGCTGAAAGTGTTTTAAAATCCCCCTCTGTTCCAACAGAATAAATTCCCTGAAATGAATTTTGAGAGTAAGAAACTAACCCACTAAGTAGTAAGAAAGTAGTTAGGTAATAATTAATCATAGTCAATTTAAGTTCAAATAAAAAGTAGTTAGCCTGGTAAATATCTTACAATAATGAACATTTTTATTCGAATTATGAAATTTTGAGCATTTTATACTTTGTTATATCTTCCTCATTAATATTTAACTCAACGTATTGTATAATTTTCAATGATAGAAGTGAATGTTGTGTTTGCCTAATTATTTAAAATACTTAATCTATACAAATAAACCTCACCGGCAATACCAATGAGGTTTAATAACTTAACTCTCTCAATTTTTTTATCACTTATCTACTAAGCGCATTCATCTAACTTCTGATTATATAAACTGCCTTAATCATTATTTTGTTTCAATTCTAACTAATTAAATATATAATTAAAGTTAATACAAAAAGGCACCTCTCATAAGAAAGGTGCTTTTTACTGTATGTCAATAATAATTGTTCGTCTTTAAAATCAGTTTAGTAGTTAGTTGAATACTATCTTCCTTTCATTACTCATAAGTAGAGTATATCAAGATACTTCTAAAGAGTAATGATTCACATCTAACAATATATTATATTTCACTACTATCCTCTTTTAGAGGAATAAAGAGTGTATAAGAATCTTGCTCTTTCGTTTTAATACTAACTGTAAATACAGATGGGTTACCATCTTCTAGGAACACAAACGGACGCTCCATTCTATGGACTTTTATGGTCTTCCCATTTTTCGTTTTATAGTTCAGATCAGAAACTTTATAATTTTTGGCTTTATGCCATGATAAACCATCAGTAGATGTGATCATTCCTAGATAACCAAATGCGTGGTATATCGCATAATATCTTTGTCTATTTTTATCGTACCAAACACAAGGATCTTCTGCATTAAGATCTCCTACAGCGGCTTGTTCTTGTATTACCCAAGGTCCTTCAGGGTGATCTGCTAAAGCAATAGCTTGACTTCTTACTAATGTATTTTCATTTGGTTTGTCACCTCTTACAAACATTAAATATCCACCTTCTGGACGTTCAGTAATTGCAGGGTTACATGTAATATTTGCTATAGGACCTGCAGGGGTAACAATTGGTTGATCCAAGCGTTGCCAAGGACCATTTAAATTATCAGCTACTGCTACTCCTATTCTCTGATTTATTCTTACTAAAGCTCTATATTCATTATCAATCCATTTTGTTCTCGCCTGATTAAATTGATTTGGTGTTAATTCTGTATCCCCTGTATTTGTAGATATGTAATACAAATAATACTTACCATTATACTTTTTTATTCTAGGGTTATGCACTGAGTAAGCATCCCAATTTCCAAATCCCCTAGATGTTAGAACATCCTCTTTATATGTATAAGGGCCAGCAGGATGATCTGCGATAGCATGTGCAACAACACCATCTGTTAACCAACAAAGAAATCCATATTTTCTTGGCATCTGTGCATAAAAACAATGGTATTTGTTATCATCTCCTTTAATGATAGATGCGCCCCAATTAAAATTTAGAGAATCATAAAATATATTATCATCAGTAATACCCATAAAAGTATCCTGAAAAGTTAAATCATCAGTATCTTTTGCAACTGTGTAAGTTGCAGTAGTTTGTTTTGTTGTAGTAATACAAGAAAACAAAATAAGAGAGAGTAGTACTATTAAAAAGTTCTTCATTTTGTAGGTATAGTTTAGTAAAAAAAGTTTGCCTGCTAGTTTGTTTATTATCCACTAATTATATGAAATTGAAAGTAGTCTTGTTAGTTTAATTTTGCTTAACATGGTCCATCATCAAAAAGAATCAGCACCATGTGTCAGCAGAATTATTTATTAAAATTAATTAGTTTTAGTGATTACACTAATGCGACTTCTTGTACTCTAATCTGATGGATCATTTCGATTACATACGCCACTTTATTTTCAATCTGTTCTAAACTAAAATCTCCATTTTTATCTTTTACAAATAACTGAGATCCAATTCCTACACAATGCACACCTGCATCTATCCAACTTCTTAAATTTTCTTCCGTTGGTTTTACTCCACCAGTTGGCATTATGCTAGACCAAGGTTGAGGTCCATTTACTGCTTTTACAAATTCTGGTCCACCAACTTGTGCTCCAGGAAATATCTTAACTACCTCTGCTCCAAGCTCTTCTGCATAAGATATTTCTGTTAATGTACCACACCCTGGGCTCCAAGAAACTTTTCTTCGGTTACATACTTTCGCCATTTCTGCATTCAAAATAGGTGATACAATAAAATCTGCACCTAATTGTAAATACAGAGCAGTTGTTGGAGCATCATAAATTGAGCCGATTCCAAGTGCTAACTCAGGCAACTCTTTATTTCTAAAATGTACCAATTCTGCAAAAACTTCGTGTGCAAAATCACCTCTATTTGTGAACTCAAAAACTCTAGCTCCACCTTTATAGCAAGCTGCAAGAACCTGTTTACAAATTTCTATATCTTTATGATAAAATACAGGAATCATCCCAACAGATTTCATCATTAATGCAATGTCAATTCTAGAAAATTTCATTTTATCTTATAATTTTTCCTGATCCATTCGATTTTATAAAATCGAGTACTTCTTGTTTAGAACAGATATTCTGATCTCCTTCAATGGTATGTTTTATAGCCGATGCTGCAACAGCAAACTCTATAGTTTCTTGATGTGAATTTAAATTACGTAAGCCATAAATTAATGCTGCCATAAAAGAATCTCCACCACCAACTCTATCTACAATATGTGTTAGATCATATTGTTGAGACCTGTAAACATTCTTCCCATCATACAATGCTCCACTCCAAGTATTATGACTAGCCGAAACTGTTCCTCTTGAAGTAAAAACAACGATTTTACAATTAGGATTATCTTTAATTATTTTTTGTCCTTCTTCTTCAAATAAAGAATCATCAATATCACCAGCAAGAACATCAACATCTGGGTGTGTACCCGACATTACATGATTAAATTTCATCAATTCAGGCATTACTTCTTCGGCACTTTTACCCCATTTCCAAAGGTTACCTCTAAAGTTGTAATCCATAGAGATGGTTAGCCCTTTCCTAGTTGCTATTTCTAAACCCTCTTTTAAAGCCAAAGTTGCACTTTCTGATATTGCGGGTGTAATACCAGACCAATGAAACCAATCTGCCCCCTCAATTACTCCTTCCCAATCAATCATGCCTTTTTCTAGAGTTACCATAGATGAATAATTTCTATCGTAAACCACTTTACTTGACCTACCAATTGCCCCGTTTTCATAATAATACAATCCTATACGGTCGCCTCCATAGAGTACATCAGATGTATCAATTCCGAAACCTTTTAAATGACGTAATGCACTTTCCACCATATCATTATCTGGAACTCTTGTTACATAAGAAACAGTATCGCCAAATTGAGCTAATGATACAGCAACATTTGCTTCTGCTCCTCCAAAATCAATAGATAATTGGTTTGCTTGTGATAACCTTTGGTAACCCGGTGAAGATAATCTAATTAGTAACTCACCAAAACTGACAATTTTTTTCATAGTTATTTAATAATTAATTTCTGAGATAGTACTTGTTTGTCTAAATGTACTCTAACTATGTAAATTCCATTCTTAAGGTTTCTAACATCAATTTTCATAGTATTTAAACCCATATTCTGTGTTAAAACAACCTTACCCGATAAATCTACAAATTCAATATACTCAGGAATTTTATTTCCTTTTACTACAACAGAAACTTGTTCTTGCATTGTAGGGTTAGGGTGTAAAACTAATTTATTATTCGCTTTAGCTATCGGAATAATTGCCGTTGGAGGAACAGTTGTATTAAATGAGCGTTCTACTGGAATACTAAAATTAAACACGCGTAAGGCTACACTACTTACATGCCCTCCGTTATCTGGAAATGTAACCGAAATTGTATTATTGATATCCAATAAATCATAGTCTATTGGTATTTCTACTACTCCAAAAAATCGATCTTTATCCGTTTGATTATCTCCTTTAATATTTTCTGGTATTGCTACCTCTTGTCCATTTATTAGTACTTTTGGCTGTAAAGATACTCCATGGTCTCTTCCTAAACCCAATCGTAAAACGACTTCACCCTGCTTTTCTTTTAATACATTATCTATTGAAAAAACTAGAGGTGTTCCTGCTGTTATTTCTTGATAATACTCTGTTGCATAATATTTTGATTCGGTAGATGTTTCTCCAATTTCTAGCGGTGTAACCAATTCTACCTCTACAATAATTGTAGCTTCTGCACCAAGAGTTAACTCTTCTGGCATTGTTGTAAATTGATTAACAGCTAGAATGGGAACATTATTATTTGCATACAAATGCTTTACTTCTACACTCGCAATATTATCGTTCTCAACTCCAAACGTATTTAATGCTATTGTTGAAGATGTAGGATTTAAATTACTTAAAATGATATGTACTTTTTTATCTTCTACAAAAGCATCCGTTTGTATATCAATGTTTTGTGATAAAATATCTACTCTAGTTCCTTTAACATTTTTCCACAGGTCATAGAACTTTATAAACTCTGTATAAACCCATTCGTTTCCTGTCTCTCCTTCTGCCTCTTTTTTCTGACGCATTAATCTCCAATTATACGGCACGCCATTTTCTTTGCCCCATTCTGCTTTTAACACTATAAATGGAATTACCTTGGCAATTAAATCAGGTCTATCCATGAACGACAAAAGCATAGAATTTAACGATTTAATCATTAACCAATCTCGTTCTGGTGACCAAGGTTCTTGGAAATGAGCATGTGCTTGTGCACCATATTCAGAAATCACAAAAGGTTTTACAACATTAAATTTATTAAAACTAGCATGTTCCATCATGTCTAATGTTGCTTCTATATTACTCCCTTTTCTATATTGTTCTTTATTCTGAAAAGTTGGAAAATCGTAGAGATGAACCGACCAAAAGTCCATCTTATCGCCACACATATCCATAAAAGTATCCCAACGTTCTTCCCAACGTTCAAAATTATTTAATTCAAAATCAGGAAAAGCGGTTGTATACCCCCCTATTAATAAATCTGGGTTTTCTTTTCTTATCTCCGTTGCTACAGTGTTATGAAACTCAAAAATCTTTTTAATATCTGTTGCTCCATAGTCTACCAAATGCCAAACAGGTTCATTAATTACCTCAAAATATTTTGGCATTACCTCACTTGTCTCGTTATCGTGAAACTCTTTTATATAGTGTGCAATATATTCTCCAGTAGCAGTTCCTAAAGGTTCATTTTCTGTATCTGTTTCAGAAAATGCCCATCCTGTATTAGTTTTTTGACCATCAGGCCAAAATGGATGTAACTGTGCTGCTAATATTGTAGAATTGTTTCTACTCCCATAATTATAATAATCTGGCGTAGTATTGTATTGCTCTTTATAAGGAACAGACAACTCTTTTAAATGGTCTAAATCTGCATATCCAGGTCTGTTCGCATCTTCTCTTACTTGAGCATTTAAAAGGTAAGTAATATGGCCTGTGTTTCTTCCAAAATAGACATCATAGCCATTCATTAAATCATCTTTAATATCGGCTGGATCATTTAATCCTAAATTGAAGTCATTCTCTCGTATACCTGCATGTACAGTAATAAATTTCTCTCTATCAAATTCTGAGACATTACCTACACTATGTTTTATATTTAAATTTACATCTACTTCTATATTTTGTGCAAGAACACAAATAGGAAGAAGAAGCATTACTATTGATAAACTATATTTCATTTCGATATTGCTTTTTGTTAGTGTGATGAATTTTAAAAAATGAAGTTGTTTGCATTTCGATAGTGTAAATGTATCAAAATATAAATTTTATTCAGAAGATTACCACTCGATTTATACTGTACAATAAATTAGAGTAAAAGTTCAACTCTTGTCTAGTCTAAAAATAGTAATAAAGTACATTAAACGACTATTTTATCATAAATGACTATATAAATAAAGTATATTAAAACGACTCTAAAATCTAATAATTTTATTAAATAGCATGCACAAACGCATCAAAATAGCTTTTATTTAAATCCATTTCCATCACATTAATAACTTTCAATATTCTCTTTATAGTATATCATCTTTAAATAAATAGACGATGTATTTATTTAAATTATTATAACGATATGACTATGGTTACTACGCTAAAACATCTCTTTTTATTTTACAATAAAAAATAGGGTAGCTATTTTAAATAACTACCCTACCATTAGAAATTGATTATACCTTATATTGATTTTTTCACTTTCTTAG encodes:
- a CDS encoding T9SS type A sorting domain-containing protein, yielding MINYYLTTFLLLSGLVSYSQNSFQGIYSVGTEGDFKTLSAAADALNNGIFNGDITLLLDEGVYNENFILDSARNNGFSLTITSNGSKDNTKIFPQSYDNNYLSGFVIRNIDSLYIKDVSFYNDSIYLDDPLSKISYANHVVVIDSCQGLIIENVDFLSDSFLMENKQFHVSTNLYLGAVSGATIDSCTFNGAMYNISFMSKDFSEDVLIKNSEFNGAYRDINALLTNITGLSITGNKFLTPQLFSASNHLYIIGNTDSYPESDTFIEGVSITDNYFYSPNAASNSKCIYVQYFKDIEIVGNEILGGYYALFIGEGDSILVKNNTLTSSIYRTIESGGIRKNYSVVNNTFIAHNAGPCLQNTTNDGEMIIANNTFYKYDSIAKGSSYILDIDNFDGDSLLIANNLFMGDGCIKGYILLEYVDLPLTSPSCKIDYNSYYVNDEKVSVESIIKYRNVIVGDNSDVDSVFTQISDWQNFQSHNSQNSIVLDSNSVSNLPNPTLSYEEFIETANLHITNSTSYRHGINIPSIALDRDNDPRLEAKGIDIGADQYFLSTSIRHETCFKELFLTAYNEHENITSYKWYFGDGESTEGSNPTYEYEELGVYTISILTCDATNYCDSLTYIVNMDGSTCIPEEENEDEGILSISGDDDMKNIVVYPNPSNGEIRISSNFIEGKVDVELHDIKGLILYKKRIELDVLGTDISHVLSTLQEGVYIMSISNDEFNSTQKLLITH
- a CDS encoding glycoside hydrolase family protein, with the translated sequence MKNFLIVLLSLILFSCITTTKQTTATYTVAKDTDDLTFQDTFMGITDDNIFYDSLNFNWGASIIKGDDNKYHCFYAQMPRKYGFLCWLTDGVVAHAIADHPAGPYTYKEDVLTSRGFGNWDAYSVHNPRIKKYNGKYYLYYISTNTGDTELTPNQFNQARTKWIDNEYRALVRINQRIGVAVADNLNGPWQRLDQPIVTPAGPIANITCNPAITERPEGGYLMFVRGDKPNENTLVRSQAIALADHPEGPWVIQEQAAVGDLNAEDPCVWYDKNRQRYYAIYHAFGYLGMITSTDGLSWHKAKNYKVSDLNYKTKNGKTIKVHRMERPFVFLEDGNPSVFTVSIKTKEQDSYTLFIPLKEDSSEI
- a CDS encoding bifunctional 4-hydroxy-2-oxoglutarate aldolase/2-dehydro-3-deoxy-phosphogluconate aldolase is translated as MKFSRIDIALMMKSVGMIPVFYHKDIEICKQVLAACYKGGARVFEFTNRGDFAHEVFAELVHFRNKELPELALGIGSIYDAPTTALYLQLGADFIVSPILNAEMAKVCNRRKVSWSPGCGTLTEISYAEELGAEVVKIFPGAQVGGPEFVKAVNGPQPWSSIMPTGGVKPTEENLRSWIDAGVHCVGIGSQLFVKDKNGDFSLEQIENKVAYVIEMIHQIRVQEVALV
- a CDS encoding sugar kinase, yielding MKKIVSFGELLIRLSSPGYQRLSQANQLSIDFGGAEANVAVSLAQFGDTVSYVTRVPDNDMVESALRHLKGFGIDTSDVLYGGDRIGLYYYENGAIGRSSKVVYDRNYSSMVTLEKGMIDWEGVIEGADWFHWSGITPAISESATLALKEGLEIATRKGLTISMDYNFRGNLWKWGKSAEEVMPELMKFNHVMSGTHPDVDVLAGDIDDSLFEEEGQKIIKDNPNCKIVVFTSRGTVSASHNTWSGALYDGKNVYRSQQYDLTHIVDRVGGGDSFMAALIYGLRNLNSHQETIEFAVAASAIKHTIEGDQNICSKQEVLDFIKSNGSGKIIR
- a CDS encoding T9SS type A sorting domain-containing protein, translated to MKYSLSIVMLLLPICVLAQNIEVDVNLNIKHSVGNVSEFDREKFITVHAGIRENDFNLGLNDPADIKDDLMNGYDVYFGRNTGHITYLLNAQVREDANRPGYADLDHLKELSVPYKEQYNTTPDYYNYGSRNNSTILAAQLHPFWPDGQKTNTGWAFSETDTENEPLGTATGEYIAHYIKEFHDNETSEVMPKYFEVINEPVWHLVDYGATDIKKIFEFHNTVATEIRKENPDLLIGGYTTAFPDFELNNFERWEERWDTFMDMCGDKMDFWSVHLYDFPTFQNKEQYRKGSNIEATLDMMEHASFNKFNVVKPFVISEYGAQAHAHFQEPWSPERDWLMIKSLNSMLLSFMDRPDLIAKVIPFIVLKAEWGKENGVPYNWRLMRQKKEAEGETGNEWVYTEFIKFYDLWKNVKGTRVDILSQNIDIQTDAFVEDKKVHIILSNLNPTSSTIALNTFGVENDNIASVEVKHLYANNNVPILAVNQFTTMPEELTLGAEATIIVEVELVTPLEIGETSTESKYYATEYYQEITAGTPLVFSIDNVLKEKQGEVVLRLGLGRDHGVSLQPKVLINGQEVAIPENIKGDNQTDKDRFFGVVEIPIDYDLLDINNTISVTFPDNGGHVSSVALRVFNFSIPVERSFNTTVPPTAIIPIAKANNKLVLHPNPTMQEQVSVVVKGNKIPEYIEFVDLSGKVVLTQNMGLNTMKIDVRNLKNGIYIVRVHLDKQVLSQKLIIK